From the genome of Oncorhynchus masou masou isolate Uvic2021 chromosome 15, UVic_Omas_1.1, whole genome shotgun sequence:
CATCACACCCTGGTGGCCAGAAGAGGTAACGCAGGAAAGAAAAAAGCATTTGGTTCCCTTCCAAGTATGTACTGTACCTCCGTCAATCAACTCAATTTGCAGCTCTACAGGACTCTTTTAACCCCAATAATGTCAAACAGATGACAGATTGTCATTTGTCAAAATAATTCCCGAGAGAGATTGCTTCAATCCCCCAACAATGGCAGGTAGGTACCCCCACCACTTCATAAAACAATAGTGACCCTAATCAATATGTATGATTTAAGAGGGGTGATCTGTGATGGAGTAGTGGGTGGGGTTGGACAGCCCATAAAATCTGATGGACTATTTCAGAGCAGAAAATTAATTAAATGCAGAGGAATTCATTGCGATTGGATGCATCCGGAATGACTTAAGTGGGATGGGAGGGGGCATGATGTGGGTGGATGGGGTGGCGGGGGGTCTCGAGTGACATTTTCAATTAGTTGGCAGAAATAAAATACCTTACTCAATACTCAGAGTCCTGCACACTATTGTTTCAGCTTCAATTACAGTCAGGAATAAAGTAGCAAGAGGAACTGGAAAGACGGGACACTTCACTGAGAAAATAAAAGCTTAAAAACAGATTAACTTTGCTAATTGGCTGGGAAATGATTTGGGGTTCCAGATTGGTTAATTAAATGAAAGGGACAATATGGGAGGGGCTAGAGGAGAACTAGAGAGCTTTCAAAGAATCCTTTAAATGGTTCCTTAAAAAGTTTAGACAAGCGTCCAGTCAGTTTTGACAAGCGTCCAGAAGCCCCTTGGATCTTCATTGACGAGGTAAGGGAAGAGGACAGTGGCTGCTGTGACTGAGTCCTGTAAAGGTTTTTGAGAAAGCAtgaaataaaacaatgaataCAAAGATGATACATGTGATCTACATAACATGTGGAAAACCTATACCAATTGTATATACACCTTTGTGTTTCTCCTCATCAGTATACCTGATGAaacacagacaacaacaaaaagtggAAAGTGAAAGACACATGAAAGTGGGCAGTTGCAAAGCAGGGTCTATATCTATTGGCCAGTTGTAATACAGAAGTTGTAATACAGTAGTTTGGTCATTCTAGGGCAGGGATcagcaactagattcagctgcagACCAATTTTCTCTTGAGCAGAAGGTCAGGGGGCTTGAACATATTTACAAATTATTGACAAAACAGATGTAATCATTTCATAtctcttatgcacagattctacGGGACTGACTTCCAAAATTAAAATAACTTGAAGCCGATTTGCTCGTGTTtttagtcttttatgtccaacaataaaacaattatatattgtattttgttTTGCTCAGAAAatttggggggccaaataaaatcacccaCTGGCCAAATTCGGGACAAGGGCCGCCAGTTGGAGAAACGTGCTCTACGGGGATTCTGGTGCTAAATGATTACTTCACAGTATCCGCTTTTTCAAAATGTTAATCTCCAAACCTCATTCCATGCTGTGTCCCCCAAACATCCATGTTGCAAACCACAAGTTATcaaattgaatttaatcaattACTCTTctaaaaaaaagaaaatacatAATAAAATGTCCAAATCATGAAGAAGCCCAACCAGTTTCCCTCCCCCGAGCAATCCCCAAATCCCTCAAGTTTTGACAACTTAAAATGGAGCATTTCAGAATACCTAATACAGCAGACCGGGGCTGACTGGTCTACAATCCATCTACCATGGCATTGCACCAGTCAGGCCACCATGAGGGCAAAGTCAAAGAGGAGGATATACTGGACAGAAACTGCCTGTCCGCccccaccacaaacacacacacaggagaagtgagagagaagcATATATTGAATGCATGTTTGTGGTGATATGCAACAAACCATGAAAAGGATAATACATTCAAACAAGCAAGCGATGCTCAAAATTGAgcatgtgcacgtgtgtgtgcagtgttgCATGATTGCGAGTCTGAGACCGTGCAAatgcaggctgtatcacatccggccgtgattgggagtcccatagggcggcacataattggcccagcgtcgtcctggtttggccggggtaggccgtcattgtaaataagaatttattcttaactgactcgcctagttaaataaaggtaaaaataacaataaataaaaaagggttttctaacTCTGGATACAGAGTTCACACCGTTGAATTTGTCACAGTAAACCATGTACTTCGTAGTGCTCCATTGCCTAAAATAGAGTCAAGTCAAAAAAAAGAACTGTGCATTATAATACATTTTCAGTGTCTAAATTGGTATATCACAGCAAGAATTTATAGGGAGGACTTTATCAAAAAATTGTTTGGCAAAGGTACTGATACAGTACatattaataataatacaatCGTGATGTTAAGGGGCACCCAAAATAATAACACAGCATTCGTGATTCACCAACGCAGCTCCTGGTTCAGTAGGCATCAGTATAATTGATGGAgtatacactacagtatacacGAAACCGCATACTCCGCATACTTAATTGCTTGTATAGGTTCAAATGAAACAAACATTTCCATCTTTGCAATCGCTTAACCCTAACTTACTTTAGCTACAGTACTGGCTGACATATGGTTCTGCGCATCTATGAAAATGAACCTATGTCCAAGGGAGATCAAGTACACTACGTAGCAGCAATACCTCTGTTAAGAAAAGCAGGTTCTCATTTTTTATCAAATATATCAAATCCTATCACGTCTGTCATAATGTTCGGGAGCAATATCATTAAAGCTAAGAGAGTAAGACCACGTGTTCTAAAACATGGAACCATGTTTCCTGGCATTTTCAAATATATTCCAAAATACACCCCATATTATGGGCAAAAATACATTATAGTCAAATatcactgtctgtgtgtctctcctctgtacCAGGCTCCTCCTGCAGTTCTCCAACTCAGTCAGAACTGCGGTCACCAGACTGCTACACTGGAGCCACGGTCTGACACCTGCATGCATTCATGCTAACAAACAGCTATTTGATTCTTCGTCACCTTGGCTTCCCTGATCATCTCCTCTAAAGTTCTCATGAAAATAAGTaggttgtgtttttttttaccctaAAGCTGCTAGACAGATGTGATTATCGTCTTGTTCTCACATTACTGGTTCAACATTGTTACAATATCCCCACACTATTACCATCCTAATACTACTAAGGGCAATAATAAACGTAGACAATAGTCTAGATGGGTGGCTACGGTAAGCTGCTGACTGGCTCAGATGAAGGAGCATCATCAACTACGGTCCACCGGGTTTGTTAACAAAGGTATTACTGTATAAGCTACGTGTGTAAGAGGGCCTGCCTTATAGAACATATGGGTATACATAAGAAATCTATCAAAGTGTTATTCAGTAAGAGGGACTGAGTTCAGAGTGCAGTAGAGCCCATGAGTTGAGTTGTTGTACCGTACgttgagaaaagagagaaagagttggACAACGTAACATCAGCATCTATCCGTGTGGATGACACTAAGACTGTCCAGGGCTATAAGCAGGAGTCCCAGTGGAGCTGCAGGTCTGAACTGTCCAGAAAGTCTGCTGAGAAGACGCTGGGGGGAGTGTGGGGGCCCAGGGGACCCAGTGGGGCGAGCCCTGCAATCTCGTTGCTCGCCCCTCCCATGGTGATATCCAGCCAATCCATGCTGTCCAGGGCATGGTCTTCGAAGTCCAGGCCAGGGGGGTTGGCCGTGTAGCCCGACAGCTCATAGGTGTCCATGGGCGAGGATGTGTGGTCCAGGATGCTGGGGGTGCTCAGCATTTGACTGTGAAGGTCATCAATCAGGGTCAGGGGCCCGCCAGGCTCCACTCCCAGGAGGGGTTTGCCCGTGGTGCTCTCCAGGAAGTCCTCCAGACGTCCACTTCCGGTGTTGCTTACGTCCTGGTCAATGGTGGCCGGCGCCTGCAGCTCCTCTTCCCCTGGGCTCGGCTTGGGGGTCTCGGGTTCGGGAGGGGTGGGGGGCGAGAAGTGGAGTTGAagctggagaggggagggggcctGAGAGCGGGAAGGGGAAGGGGTATTGGGGCGCAATCGCGCCAGGGAAGGGTCGGGTGCTGGTTTGAAGGTGGCTGAGAtttctgggagaggaggagagagaagaaatgtCAACCAGTAGGAGACAAATATTGAATCAGGAAACCAGGAGGAGCTCTCCTTCTCTATCGGCATTCAACACTCACCTCCTGTCTGAATCAGGATGTCGAAGAGGTCGTCCATATGCTGGGTGGATCCATTATCCTGGGAGCAAGACACAGGGAGAATAGTAAGTCCTGACACAGCCACTGAGTTGAGAGATGAACACAGAAGAGCCTTGGCATGGTTGTCCATAATGAGACCTCTGAGAcacaaacatagaaacagaaaggCAGCCAGGTGGCGTGGGTTACCTTGTCATCCGGTGGGTTAGGGGAGGGCGTCTGTTTGGGAGAAGGAGGGCTGAACAGGGGTTCATGGTCAAGACCTGGACTCAAATCCTCCTGATGGAAATAGAACAATGTTCTCATGTCTTAAATATGTATACTATTAACTTGTCCCTTTAAAGAACCGCAACTACAGTACAAGTTTTAACAAGTTCACAATTACCGTTtgagctggaggagagggggaggcgtCTTTTTCAGATGGGGAGGAGTCATCATTGGGGAAGAAAGGCTGGAGATTGGGTGGGGCAGAGAAGGAGAGCTCGACCCCTGGGGAGTGATTGGTTGACACCTGCAGCCCCGCCTTCTGTCCCTAAGCAAAATGGGAGATAAATCTTAATTAGCTGAGATGCAAATGAGCTGAAAGATTCATTCTTTAAAACATAAATCACAAAGATGAGGTATATCATTACAGTAATTACCAGAATAATAATCACTATTACATTGCCTTAGTTATCAGCTCTTACATAAAGGATGCTGTCCGTGTATTACAGGGTTTACATCATTAATTCACATAAACACAGGCGATTATTGGATTCACCGAGGCAATTCTAAATGACTCTCTCACTTAATGGGACATTAGCAACAAGCCAGTCACCACCATAATTGAAGCTCCATTGACCGCTGTTCAACGGACATCCTACAAATCAGGCTTTTGGAACCTTTCACTGACCTTTCTGGTTGGCTGTTTCACGAGGCCTGGTTGAGTTTTTGGTTTTGATTGGGTGTCACTGCTGGACAACTGAAGAGGGGATTGGCTGGGCAGCTTGGTGGGAGTTGACTGCAGTCTCTGGTTAAACCAAGGAGAGAAAAAGCGTGAGAAGAAAAGTAAGCAGCACAAGGAGTCCCTAAACAAAAATATTAggtttgagtgaaagagggaTTTAAATGTTTACCTGCAGTATGATGCGATTGGATGCTTTGCCCTGTGGAGTGCCTTGTGGCGTTTCACTCCCTTGGCTCTCGGCACAGTGATTGGTCAGTGCGATGAGGAAATGGTTGCCGttgctgtctgtcaccagggtaGGTGTGGAGTGTGTCTTGAGGAGATCCAAGGGGAAGGAAGTGGTGGAGCGCGACTGCTGATTGAGGAACATCTGAGACACCTGGAAGAGACCAAAGGCATTAGTCAGTGAGCGACACACACAAGGTGACACACTGACTATTTTGACTGGGATCACATTTGTTTTGCTGTCACTGTCTGCAGCTCTTGTTGTGACAAACCGTTGAGCTGTTTTGACTGCCACTGACCTGTTGTGACTtcagctgctgctgttgttgttgtgcctGCAAtatctgctgttgttgttgttgtgcctGCAATATCTGCTGTTGTTGATGCTTTGACTGTAATAGCTGTTGGTTCTTTGATTGTATCTGCTGTTGTTGTTGGGACAGtagctgttgctgctgctgttgctgcttgAGCTGTTGCTTGTGGGACTTCTTCTTCCTCTGCTGTGAGCGGTGTTTCTGCAGATTCTGCTGGAGGAGCAGCTGCTGCAAGGCCTGCTGCTGTGCCAGCTGCAGCGCGTTGATCTGCTGCATCTGCTGTAGCTTCAGCTGCTCGAGCTGCGACCGCTGCTGCGCCTGGATCTGCTCCAGCTGCACCTGCTGAGGTGGGGCTTCCAAGGACGGCTCCACGGCCTCTTCCACATCTCCGACCTCCTGCTTGATGGTGACCTCCATGTGGCACTGGGAAGGAGTCGGGGAGCGGGCAATGGGGCAAAATGTGGAGGGGATGCTGGGGATGTCTGGGGGCTCTTCCTTCACCCTGACAAGGCCCAGGGGTTCTGGGGGGGCGTCCCGGCCCCCTCTCTTGCCCTGTTCCAGCTGGACGCGCAGGGTCTCCACCAGCCGCTGTTTCTGTCTTAGCATGCACGTCAGCGCCTCAATCTGCTTGTCCTTCTCCTGCAGCATCTGGTCCTTGTTCACAAACGGGGGTGCTACTTGCAAGCGTTTCTGCAGAGCAGCCATGGGGAACTGGCAGGCTGTTGGGGCCGAGCCGCTCAACTCCTCTTTGATAGTGCCAAGGTGctggggggagggatggaggcttAGCTGGGTGAGTGGAGAGCTTACCTATTTGGAAAGAGAAAAGTAGTCTCAAGATTCAAACTATAAAACCGGATATCTGGGCactataaaaacatatttttttaaaagCAAGGACACAGCTGATGAAGAAAGAGACCTACCATCTCCCCAAATGAGTCTCCATTACAGCTCGTCTCGTCTGGGCTCATCCCAGCTAGCGAGCGGTCCGAGGGGGCAGGAGAGACTGGCGGGGAGGAGCTAGTGCTGCCAAAGTGCATGATCTGCTGTGGAGCAGTGGTCATGAACGGGAAGGTTGCCAAGGTTACCACACCTGCTTCTCCTGATTGGTGGACCACAGAGGACAGGGCCTGGTGTTGGGAAAGTTgctgttgttgtagtagtagtagttgtttttgttgttgttgtgttgggtGGTTGGTTTTGGGCGCTCCGGCCCCAGACCCTGTGGCACCCCCTGCTGTTGTAGTTGttgcactaccaccaccacgactGTCCTGCTGAGCCTGGTAGTTCCTCAACCGCTCGATGAGGTCATTCTTGGTGCCTGATACAGGCAAGCTCCGCAGTTTGAGCTCATGCTTCAGTTCAGCCACCTGGAGGACAAAAGAAGGtgtcagaatgtgaaatgtttaGACACACAGTTGATTTTTTCAACATAGTCAACTCTTGATAAATGCAACGGCTTTTACTGACCTTCAGGTCGTCCAGGTTAGGAGGCAAACAACCTAGTGTGACCCCTCCTACATGTGTGACATTCTGCCGGCTTGGTGCACTTTGACTGGAGGAGGATGTCGAGGGGGCGGGCACGgccggagaaggagaggggccaTTGGTGGGAGGTGGTTGATCTGTTAGTggtctggagaaaaaaaaacatgagtCAAAACGATGATAGGATACAGGCTGGAGTTGATGGCTATGTGAAGCAGTTGTATACAcacacgcgcaaacacacacacactcactcactcactcactcactcactcactcactcactcactcactcacttggGTGGTGCAGGAAGGATGGTGTGGTAGTTGTAGTGTTGCTGCTGCTGGTTGAGGATCTGCAGCTGGAGGAAGAGCTGCTGCTGGTGGAGGATCTTGGCGTAGGTGGAGTCCAGCTGAGGGGGCGGCTCGTGGTCGGCCTTCTGGTCCGGGGGGATGTACTGGTGGTACTTCAGCTTCCTCACCTTGGGCTTGTTGTCCTTGGGCTTCTTGGATCGCTGAGGGGGGCGCTCTGAGGTGGGCTTTGGCTGGGACTGCAGGGGGAAGAATCATTGAGACGTGGTGGATTAAACACTGGACTAGTCTACTGTTAACAACAGAAGTAATGATAAACTAATAATACAATGGGCTTCGGTACAATACTCAGAATTAGCCGTGACAGCTGCCACTAACCTTGATCAGTGCAGGGCCGGTTCTCAGAACTGCTGTCCCATTGCTCAACTTCACTGGTTGGCAGGGCCCAtggaagggagaaagaggagggggtggCGGAGGAACCTGAGTGAGAAACTGTGTGGGGGTGCTGTTGCAAGCTAGGACGTCagggggagagggcagagggccGTGGCCCAGCGGAGACTCCTGACCAATGGGCTGCTCAGGAGAGAGAGTATCACTACTGTCCTCATCAAAGGAGGATATCTCCCCAGCAACCTTGGGGAAGTCTGtctctgagggagagaaagagggatgaagaAGAAAGAACAAAAGagtgaaaggagagaagagggggaaaagagggagataAATAGTTAAAGTAGAATAATGAGCCACCAGTGACAGTTCGTACAAAGCAACAATCTGCCTTGTCATCGTTGTTGTGATGCAGTGTGAGAGAGCCATGTAAAAAGAAGCCTTTGTGTCAACATTAGCCGTGCCATCATTCCTCTcagcagccagtcagtcagttaatcagtcagtcagcatcAACAGAGGTTCCTGCAGTGGAagcaggaggaggtggaggcCTGCTGGGCCCGGGGCTTTATCATCACATTGTATATGGCTGGTACATCCCCATGCCTTTGACAAAGACTATTATGGATCTTTTATTTACTAACGGCAGGCAGGCAGTTGGAGCGCTCAGCGAGCACCGTTGGCTATTAATTTCCCATCAGTGGGAGATGATGAATAACCAATATGGGGTTTGATTCATTCTCTTTCTGAACCAATCATGTGATGGCTTCCTCTTTGcaccaccgtgtgtgtgtgtgtttgtgtggctgAGAGTGTGGAAAGCAGCACAGGTTGAGGTCATGTCCCTGTTCTCTGTGTGGATATGACTGCCTGTAATTTGATTGTTGTTATTAAGAACCACCAACTGCCAGGGCAATCCCCTGAGATTGAACCATGCTGGAACCTGACTCGCAGACATGTTCACGTTCATCTTCACAGCAATCAATCTACTTTCCATCATCTCATTTATCTCACGGTTTAACAGCACAGTAGAGAATACCTGTTACGTGATCTCTGGTGTGGCAATGCATTTCCTTTACATTTAATCCAACCAACTGTGCCAAGTCATGTCTTGATGCGTGCACAAACAcagccacacacccacacacaaacggACACTCTCACATTTTATAGTGATGTGTGAAATTGAAATCAACATGTTTCTGTGAACCGTGAATGCACAAATGCGAACAAACATTAGTATGATTAACACAAATGTGCACCCATGAAGGGCCCGCAGTGTGGAGGTTGGCCCCTGTTCATCAGAAAGTCATGcatttacagtatgtgtgtaaaTGCATATCTACGGTTAAGAATGATATCTCCATGCTTGGCAGCAGCTTTGAAGCATCTGAAGGCAGACAAGGCCCTTCTAGATGGGCATGGTGGGAGAACGCCAACTTGAACATCAATATGCTTATTTTGGCTGGAAGAGGAGATGGCCAGGAGGGACAAGCAGAGGTTCTCACGTttaacacacatacagtgtatTCACAGTGCATTCACAGTGCATTCACAGTGTATTCGAGAAGCACTCAGAcgcttgacttttccacattttgttacaatacagacttattctaaaatctcATCAACTTACTCACAAcacccgataatgacaaagtgaaaacaggtttttagaaatgcttgcaaatgtattaaacttaaaacagaaataccttgttacataagtattcagactctttgctatgagaatcaaaattgagctcaggtgcatcctgtttccattgatcatcattgagatgtttctacaacttgattggagtccacctgtggtacattcaattgattgggcatgatttggaaaggcccacacctgtctatataaggtcccacagttgacagtgcatgtcagagcaaaaaccaaggcatgaggtcgaatgaattgtccgtagagctcagagacaggattgtgtcgattcacagatctggggaagggtaccaaaatatttctagtccctaaaaacacagtggcctccatcattcttaaatggaagaagttaagaatcaccaagactcttcatagagctggctgcc
Proteins encoded in this window:
- the LOC135555571 gene encoding myocardin-related transcription factor A-like isoform X6 — translated: MHILEEHVPDGCWLANPLCAVCSETSVEPSLQAKQLQLKRARLADDLNDKISHRPGPMELIHKNILPVHSSIKQAIIETDFPKVAGEISSFDEDSSDTLSPEQPIGQESPLGHGPLPSPPDVLACNSTPTQFLTQVPPPPPPLSPFHGPCQPVKLSNGTAVLRTGPALIKSQPKPTSERPPQRSKKPKDNKPKVRKLKYHQYIPPDQKADHEPPPQLDSTYAKILHQQQLFLQLQILNQQQQHYNYHTILPAPPKPLTDQPPPTNGPSPSPAVPAPSTSSSSQSAPSRQNVTHVGGVTLGCLPPNLDDLKVAELKHELKLRSLPVSGTKNDLIERLRNYQAQQDSRGGGSATTTTAGGATGSGAGAPKTNHPTQQQQKQLLLLQQQQLSQHQALSSVVHQSGEAGVVTLATFPFMTTAPQQIMHFGSTSSSPPVSPAPSDRSLAGMSPDETSCNGDSFGEMVSSPLTQLSLHPSPQHLGTIKEELSGSAPTACQFPMAALQKRLQVAPPFVNKDQMLQEKDKQIEALTCMLRQKQRLVETLRVQLEQGKRGGRDAPPEPLGLVRVKEEPPDIPSIPSTFCPIARSPTPSQCHMEVTIKQEVGDVEEAVEPSLEAPPQQVQLEQIQAQQRSQLEQLKLQQMQQINALQLAQQQALQQLLLQQNLQKHRSQQRKKKSHKQQLKQQQQQQQLLSQQQQQIQSKNQQLLQSKHQQQQILQAQQQQQQILQAQQQQQQLKSQQVSQMFLNQQSRSTTSFPLDLLKTHSTPTLVTDSNGNHFLIALTNHCAESQGSETPQGTPQGKASNRIILQRLQSTPTKLPSQSPLQLSSSDTQSKPKTQPGLVKQPTRKGQKAGLQVSTNHSPGVELSFSAPPNLQPFFPNDDSSPSEKDASPSPPAQTEDLSPGLDHEPLFSPPSPKQTPSPNPPDDKDNGSTQHMDDLFDILIQTGEISATFKPAPDPSLARLRPNTPSPSRSQAPSPLQLQLHFSPPTPPEPETPKPSPGEEELQAPATIDQDVSNTGSGRLEDFLESTTGKPLLGVEPGGPLTLIDDLHSQMLSTPSILDHTSSPMDTYELSGYTANPPGLDFEDHALDSMDWLDITMGGASNEIAGLAPLGPLGPHTPPSVFSADFLDSSDLQLHWDSCL
- the LOC135555571 gene encoding myocardin-related transcription factor A-like isoform X3, whose protein sequence is MHYINLQHGCNRPCISSQGEEHGTETDLLQLKLQQRRTREELVSQGIMPPLKSPAAFHEQRRSLERARTEDYLKRKIRSRPERSELVRMHILEEHVPDGCWLANPLCAVCSETSVEPSLQAKQLQLKRARLADDLNDKISHRPGPMELIHKNILPVHSSIKQAIIETDFPKVAGEISSFDEDSSDTLSPEQPIGQESPLGHGPLPSPPDVLACNSTPTQFLTQVPPPPPPLSPFHGPCQPVKLSNGTAVLRTGPALIKSQPKPTSERPPQRSKKPKDNKPKVRKLKYHQYIPPDQKADHEPPPQLDSTYAKILHQQQLFLQLQILNQQQQHYNYHTILPAPPKPLTDQPPPTNGPSPSPAVPAPSTSSSSQSAPSRQNVTHVGGVTLGCLPPNLDDLKVAELKHELKLRSLPVSGTKNDLIERLRNYQAQQDSRGGGSATTTTAGGATGSGAGAPKTNHPTQQQQKQLLLLQQQQLSQHQALSSVVHQSGEAGVVTLATFPFMTTAPQQIMHFGSTSSSPPVSPAPSDRSLAGMSPDETSCNGDSFGEMVSSPLTQLSLHPSPQHLGTIKEELSGSAPTACQFPMAALQKRLQVAPPFVNKDQMLQEKDKQIEALTCMLRQKQRLVETLRVQLEQGKRGGRDAPPEPLGLVRVKEEPPDIPSIPSTFCPIARSPTPSQCHMEVTIKQEVGDVEEAVEPSLEAPPQQVQLEQIQAQQRSQLEQLKLQQMQQINALQLAQQQALQQLLLQQNLQKHRSQQRKKKSHKQQLKQQQQQQQLLSQQQQQIQSKNQQLLQSKHQQQQILQAQQQQQQILQAQQQQQQLKSQQVSQMFLNQQSRSTTSFPLDLLKTHSTPTLVTDSNGNHFLIALTNHCAESQGSETPQGTPQGKASNRIILQRLQSTPTKLPSQSPLQLSSSDTQSKPKTQPGLVKQPTRKGQKAGLQVSTNHSPGVELSFSAPPNLQPFFPNDDSSPSEKDASPSPPAQTEDLSPGLDHEPLFSPPSPKQTPSPNPPDDKDNGSTQHMDDLFDILIQTGEISATFKPAPDPSLARLRPNTPSPSRSQAPSPLQLQLHFSPPTPPEPETPKPSPGEEELQAPATIDQDVSNTGSGRLEDFLESTTGKPLLGVEPGGPLTLIDDLHSQMLSTPSILDHTSSPMDTYELSGYTANPPGLDFEDHALDSMDWLDITMGGASNEIAGLAPLGPLGPHTPPSVFSADFLDSSDLQLHWDSCL